In Sphingobacterium zeae, one genomic interval encodes:
- a CDS encoding DUF4302 domain-containing protein: MKLKLFIFAIAILSLSVSCEKKMDRIFDESPTDRLNASVSNVYAMLQTNKDGWMIKYYPSSALEFGGYTLFAKFTNSVDVTVEGDMTTLAAQTSTYIVVPGAGPILTFDTYNRIFHYFALPGYFNKSSAYQLPGFLTAQIGSVNEGMKGENDFLVTKASADSIVMEGRKSYNKVVMVPIKSSEATTIVATYRSALTKFHAFSNYKFEVGTESFPATFATAATKRALLIAGNSKPYAYRYIPTGLEFYTEYDVNGVKFRELKYVEPTGSYAKGYFTNDAGTIKLVPQS, from the coding sequence ATGAAATTAAAACTATTTATATTCGCAATAGCCATTTTATCTTTGAGCGTAAGTTGTGAAAAGAAAATGGATCGAATCTTTGATGAAAGTCCGACTGATCGTTTGAATGCAAGTGTATCCAATGTATATGCAATGTTGCAGACTAATAAAGATGGTTGGATGATTAAATATTATCCTAGCAGTGCATTGGAATTTGGTGGTTATACATTATTTGCAAAATTTACCAATTCGGTCGATGTGACTGTGGAAGGTGACATGACGACTTTGGCTGCACAGACTAGCACTTACATAGTGGTTCCGGGGGCGGGGCCAATTTTGACGTTCGATACCTATAATCGTATTTTTCATTATTTTGCTTTGCCAGGGTATTTTAATAAATCAAGTGCATATCAATTACCTGGTTTCTTAACGGCGCAAATCGGTTCCGTTAATGAAGGAATGAAAGGTGAAAATGATTTCTTGGTAACAAAAGCGTCAGCTGATTCCATTGTTATGGAAGGTAGAAAGTCGTACAATAAGGTTGTGATGGTTCCAATCAAATCTTCAGAGGCTACCACAATTGTTGCAACATATCGTTCTGCACTTACAAAATTCCATGCCTTTTCAAATTACAAATTTGAAGTAGGAACTGAATCTTTTCCTGCAACATTTGCAACAGCGGCAACGAAGAGAGCACTATTGATCGCTGGAAATTCAAAACCATATGCCTATCGTTATATCCCTACTGGACTTGAATTTTACACAGAATATGACGTCAATGGAGTGAAGTTTAGAGAATTGAAGTATGTAGAACCAACAGGTAGCTATGCGAAGGGATACTTTACCAATGATGCTGGAACAATCAAATTAGTTCCACAAAGCTAA
- a CDS encoding nuclear transport factor 2 family protein — MKTLVKTFAAAALITISTFAVAATDPGKALNLSTADLAIDSYVSVMTEGASQGVEKLFAQEFNQKIQGKSARTNSRSEVISFLKKQKGEKLNCSTHTEVLEESENYMVARITMKFDNFIKTDLVTLVNESGTWKVASSVNSYK, encoded by the coding sequence ATGAAAACTTTAGTAAAGACATTCGCCGCAGCAGCATTGATTACAATATCAACATTCGCAGTGGCAGCTACCGATCCTGGAAAAGCATTGAACCTTTCCACAGCTGATCTGGCCATCGATAGTTATGTGTCGGTAATGACGGAAGGTGCTTCTCAGGGGGTAGAAAAATTGTTCGCCCAGGAATTTAATCAGAAAATTCAAGGGAAATCAGCTCGTACCAACAGCCGTTCGGAAGTTATTTCCTTCCTCAAGAAACAAAAAGGTGAAAAATTGAACTGCAGTACGCATACTGAAGTTCTGGAGGAATCTGAAAACTATATGGTAGCACGTATCACCATGAAGTTTGACAATTTCATCAAAACAGATTTAGTGACATTGGTCAATGAATCAGGAACCTGGAAGGTTGCAAGCTCCGTAAACTCGTATAAATAG
- a CDS encoding energy transducer TonB, with protein MKGYLSFWASLVCFLSFNLCLSNLYAQVSFTSYHKRNDTETKHLDSAYYTRIVHVDASGKDKVYRVEEFYTRNDSIKLSGISTSAFYPFKFRGRKYEFYEQGTIRNIEDYSDDNALVDSAFYFYPRNKLEKIVFYPSSSAKKGKLKIGDPIYVVYYDSLNNKTLENGTGFIRLTHSGGYEEGKMKNNLREGEWKGKSGKDSFVENYTNNQLISGIKTKDSGEVFKYDSSNFMSPPDYPGGISRLMGFIASNYVFPRGAISNGVSGVVRIAFVVGKDGNVRDLVVENDLGFGTGEEGIRVIERAGKWKPGIQRGEAVNVKYTLPIQLHLSN; from the coding sequence ATGAAGGGTTATTTAAGTTTTTGGGCGTCATTAGTATGCTTTTTATCGTTTAATTTGTGCTTATCAAACCTTTATGCTCAGGTTTCTTTTACCAGCTATCACAAGAGAAATGATACCGAAACAAAGCATTTGGATTCGGCCTATTACACGCGGATAGTTCATGTCGACGCCTCCGGGAAGGATAAAGTTTACCGTGTCGAAGAATTTTATACGCGCAACGACTCCATTAAACTCAGTGGGATCAGTACGAGTGCTTTTTACCCGTTTAAATTTCGCGGGCGAAAGTATGAATTTTATGAACAGGGAACGATACGAAATATCGAGGACTATAGCGATGATAACGCGCTTGTAGATTCTGCTTTTTACTTTTATCCACGTAATAAATTGGAAAAAATTGTTTTTTATCCGAGTAGTTCAGCTAAAAAGGGAAAACTGAAAATAGGAGATCCCATTTATGTTGTGTATTATGATTCGCTAAATAATAAAACACTGGAAAATGGAACGGGTTTTATCCGTTTAACTCATAGCGGGGGTTATGAAGAGGGGAAAATGAAAAATAATTTACGCGAGGGTGAGTGGAAAGGAAAGTCCGGAAAGGATAGCTTTGTTGAAAATTACACAAATAATCAATTAATTTCAGGCATTAAAACAAAGGATTCGGGCGAAGTTTTTAAATATGATTCGTCGAACTTTATGAGTCCTCCCGATTACCCTGGTGGAATTTCGAGACTGATGGGCTTCATAGCGAGCAATTATGTCTTCCCAAGGGGCGCTATTAGTAATGGGGTGTCTGGCGTTGTAAGGATAGCGTTTGTGGTAGGCAAAGATGGTAACGTAAGGGATTTAGTTGTAGAGAATGACCTAGGTTTCGGAACAGGCGAGGAAGGAATTCGCGTGATAGAAAGGGCGGGAAAATGGAAGCCGGGTATACAGCGTGGAGAGGCCGTTAATGTGAAGTATACGCTTCCCATACAATTGCACCTATCAAATTAG
- the acs gene encoding acetate--CoA ligase, whose amino-acid sequence MSLQIKSFEEYQSEYKRSVEQPEEFWASIADHFFWKRKWNNVLNWNFEEPNVKWFEGAKLNITENCLDRHIYANGDKPAIIWEPNDPNEAHRILSYKQLLQKVEQFANVLKNNNIKKGDRVCIYLPMVPELVIAVLACARIGAIHSVVFGGFSARSIADRIEDAECKLIVTSDGSYRGNKTIGLKNIVDDALMQCDTVEKVIVLTRTRTPVSMIKGRDVWWEDEIKKVETQGNPACPAEEMDAEDTLFILYTSGSTGKPKGVVHTCGGYMVYTGYTFMNTFQYQPNDVFFCTADIGWITGHSYIVYGPLSQGATSLMFEGIPTFPDASRYWDIVDKFNVNIIYTSPTALRSLMAFGDEFVDKNNLSSLRVLGSVGEPINEEAWNWFNEKVGKNNCPIVDTYWQTENGGHLITSLAGVTPEKASYAMFPMPGIQPALMDENGKEIEGNDVTGNLCIKFPWPGMLRTTWGDHDRCRQTYFSTYKDMYFTGDGCFRSPEGYYKITGRVDDVLNVSGHRIGTAEVENAINMHADVVESAIVGYPHAVKGQGIYAYVIANHHTDAEATRRDIMETVSRIIGPIAKPDIIQFVDDLPKTRSGKIMRRILRKIAEGDTSNLGDTSTLQDPNVVEGIISGASALKK is encoded by the coding sequence ATGAGCCTACAAATAAAATCATTTGAAGAATATCAAAGTGAATATAAGCGAAGTGTAGAACAACCTGAGGAGTTTTGGGCGAGCATTGCAGATCATTTTTTCTGGAAGAGAAAATGGAATAACGTGCTAAATTGGAACTTTGAAGAACCTAATGTCAAATGGTTTGAGGGTGCCAAACTAAATATTACAGAAAACTGTCTTGATCGCCATATATATGCGAATGGAGATAAACCGGCCATCATCTGGGAACCCAATGATCCGAATGAAGCACACCGCATTCTTTCCTATAAGCAATTATTGCAAAAGGTGGAGCAATTTGCTAACGTACTTAAAAATAATAACATCAAAAAAGGAGACCGTGTCTGTATTTACTTACCGATGGTTCCCGAATTGGTCATTGCTGTATTGGCTTGCGCCCGTATTGGTGCTATCCATTCTGTAGTATTTGGTGGTTTTTCAGCGCGTTCTATCGCAGATCGTATCGAAGATGCCGAATGCAAACTGATTGTCACATCAGATGGCAGTTACCGCGGAAATAAAACTATTGGCCTTAAAAATATTGTAGATGATGCGTTGATGCAGTGTGATACGGTGGAGAAAGTTATTGTGTTAACGCGTACGCGTACACCGGTATCGATGATTAAAGGCCGTGATGTATGGTGGGAAGATGAGATCAAGAAAGTAGAAACACAAGGAAATCCGGCGTGTCCAGCAGAAGAAATGGATGCTGAAGACACCCTGTTTATTCTCTATACATCAGGATCTACAGGAAAGCCGAAGGGGGTGGTGCACACGTGTGGTGGTTATATGGTATACACCGGTTATACCTTCATGAACACTTTCCAATACCAACCCAACGACGTCTTTTTCTGTACTGCAGATATTGGCTGGATTACAGGTCACAGTTATATCGTTTACGGCCCCTTATCACAAGGCGCTACCTCATTGATGTTTGAAGGTATACCAACCTTCCCGGATGCGAGCCGCTATTGGGATATTGTGGATAAATTCAACGTCAATATTATCTATACCTCACCGACTGCTCTACGTTCATTAATGGCTTTTGGTGATGAATTTGTAGACAAAAACAACCTTTCTTCGTTGCGTGTTTTAGGATCTGTAGGAGAGCCGATCAACGAAGAAGCATGGAACTGGTTTAATGAGAAAGTCGGTAAGAACAATTGTCCTATTGTTGATACGTATTGGCAAACAGAGAACGGAGGCCACTTGATTACTTCATTGGCGGGCGTGACACCAGAGAAAGCAAGCTATGCGATGTTCCCAATGCCAGGTATTCAGCCTGCTTTGATGGACGAGAATGGAAAAGAAATCGAGGGCAATGATGTTACAGGAAACCTGTGTATCAAATTCCCTTGGCCGGGTATGTTACGTACGACGTGGGGAGATCACGACCGCTGTCGTCAAACCTATTTCTCGACCTATAAGGATATGTATTTTACGGGCGACGGATGTTTCCGTAGTCCAGAGGGCTATTACAAAATCACAGGTCGTGTAGATGATGTACTCAACGTTTCGGGTCACCGTATTGGCACAGCTGAAGTTGAAAATGCTATCAACATGCACGCTGACGTTGTAGAATCTGCAATCGTAGGCTATCCGCACGCCGTAAAAGGGCAAGGTATCTATGCCTATGTGATTGCCAATCACCACACAGATGCCGAAGCGACCAGACGCGATATCATGGAAACCGTTTCTCGTATTATCGGCCCGATTGCAAAACCAGACATCATCCAATTTGTCGATGATCTACCAAAAACTCGTTCAGGCAAAATCATGCGTCGAATTTTACGTAAGATAGCCGAAGGCGATACCAGCAATTTAGGAGATACTTCTACCCTACAGGATCCGAATGTAGTAGAAGGAATTATCAGCGGGGCATCAGCCTTGAAAAAATAG
- a CDS encoding NAD(P)-dependent oxidoreductase: MKTTILIVDDIHEIMLKKFDQAGIHYDYQPDISREEAEKIISNYSGMVIRSKFQVDKAFFDLAPNLRFIARAGAGMDNIDDAIAAQRAVQLIPANEGNRDAVGEHMIGMLLSLMNNLNPSDQQIRSGQWLREANRGYELKGRTVGLIGYGHNGMAMAKKLSGFDVTVLAYDKYRIGYTDQYATEADMKKIYKEADVISFHIPLTDETKGMIDVDYLAKFEKPIFFLLGARGGIVQVPAVLSGLDSGSILGAAFDVLPVEKFPKLAEQNWYADLIRRDNVILSPHVAGWTFESYYKLSEIAADKIIAFVAS; the protein is encoded by the coding sequence ATGAAAACTACTATTCTGATCGTCGACGACATTCATGAGATCATGCTGAAAAAATTTGATCAGGCAGGTATCCATTACGATTATCAGCCCGATATCAGCCGAGAAGAAGCCGAGAAAATTATTTCTAACTATTCTGGCATGGTCATCCGTTCTAAATTTCAGGTCGATAAAGCATTTTTTGACCTCGCGCCCAACCTCCGCTTTATTGCCCGCGCCGGAGCCGGTATGGACAATATCGACGATGCCATTGCTGCACAAAGAGCTGTGCAGTTAATTCCGGCAAATGAAGGCAATCGGGACGCTGTCGGTGAGCATATGATCGGGATGTTGCTTAGTCTGATGAACAATCTGAATCCTAGCGACCAACAAATACGATCTGGCCAGTGGTTGCGTGAAGCCAATCGTGGTTACGAACTTAAGGGGCGTACTGTGGGATTGATTGGCTACGGACACAATGGGATGGCCATGGCAAAAAAATTATCGGGCTTTGATGTAACGGTACTTGCCTACGACAAATACCGGATCGGCTATACCGATCAATATGCAACAGAAGCAGACATGAAAAAAATCTACAAAGAAGCTGATGTGATCAGTTTTCATATTCCCTTAACGGATGAAACAAAAGGGATGATTGATGTGGATTATCTGGCAAAATTTGAAAAACCTATTTTCTTTTTACTCGGAGCACGGGGCGGTATTGTACAAGTACCTGCAGTGCTTAGTGGCCTTGATTCAGGCTCCATTCTGGGAGCAGCATTTGATGTATTGCCTGTAGAAAAGTTCCCAAAACTCGCCGAACAGAACTGGTATGCGGATCTTATCCGTCGAGACAATGTGATCTTATCTCCCCATGTTGCAGGATGGACATTTGAAAGTTATTATAAGTTATCAGAAATCGCCGCCGATAAGATTATTGCATTTGTGGCTTCTTGA
- a CDS encoding FAD-dependent monooxygenase codes for MHSTDSTFIIVGGGIAGLCAAIGLAKLGIDAQIYESADELKGIGAGFGLAANAMQALEHLGLKDEIVPIGHYLASYNVLDQNGNILVEPDTKLISQQYQQENFAIHRADLHQFLLSKIPSSQIHLGKRAVSFEREGEDLQVYFADGSHVRGQALLIADGVHSPLRQQLIPGSAPRYSGYTCWRATIDNSSIQLNKGTETWGAKGRFGMTPLVNNRIYWYACINTTARNPILKRWRTKELLDNFKSYHAPIPTILSETKDSELITNDIIDIAPLDRLAFDNILLLGDAGHATTPNLGQGACQAIEDVAVLMDELQTHVPINVAFQRFEKRRLERVNYICNTSWRIGKIAQWENPLLIGIRNFLMKTMPNRMKQQQLNKLLSVDFMQINRNHAPGHKINTK; via the coding sequence ATGCATTCAACAGACAGCACATTTATTATCGTTGGTGGAGGTATCGCGGGATTATGTGCTGCAATTGGTTTGGCAAAGCTCGGCATCGACGCCCAGATTTATGAAAGTGCAGACGAGTTAAAAGGTATCGGAGCAGGATTTGGTCTTGCAGCCAATGCCATGCAAGCCTTGGAGCATTTAGGGCTCAAAGACGAAATCGTTCCAATAGGACATTATCTTGCGTCCTACAATGTCTTGGATCAAAACGGGAATATCTTAGTGGAACCGGACACGAAATTAATAAGCCAACAATACCAGCAGGAAAATTTTGCTATCCACCGGGCAGATCTGCATCAGTTTTTATTATCCAAAATTCCAAGCAGCCAAATTCACCTTGGCAAACGCGCCGTTTCGTTCGAAAGAGAGGGTGAAGATCTTCAAGTTTATTTTGCAGATGGAAGCCATGTACGAGGTCAAGCACTCTTAATTGCTGATGGTGTACACTCCCCCTTAAGGCAGCAACTTATACCCGGTTCGGCACCCCGCTATTCGGGTTACACCTGCTGGCGGGCCACCATTGACAATAGCAGCATACAACTCAACAAAGGGACGGAAACCTGGGGTGCAAAAGGACGTTTTGGTATGACACCACTGGTCAATAACCGCATTTATTGGTACGCTTGTATCAATACAACTGCACGGAACCCAATCTTAAAAAGGTGGCGCACAAAAGAACTTCTTGACAATTTTAAGAGTTATCATGCACCTATTCCAACAATTCTCTCTGAGACCAAGGATAGCGAACTGATTACAAACGATATTATCGATATTGCACCGCTTGATCGTCTTGCATTTGACAACATACTCTTGCTCGGAGACGCTGGACATGCAACAACTCCTAACCTCGGCCAGGGAGCCTGTCAGGCTATTGAAGATGTGGCTGTACTGATGGACGAGCTTCAAACCCATGTACCCATCAATGTAGCTTTTCAACGATTCGAAAAGAGAAGATTGGAGCGAGTAAATTACATCTGTAATACCTCTTGGAGGATAGGCAAAATTGCACAATGGGAAAATCCACTCCTAATTGGAATACGAAATTTTCTCATGAAGACTATGCCGAACCGTATGAAACAACAGCAGCTAAACAAATTACTTTCTGTGGATTTTATGCAGATTAACCGTAATCATGCCCCTGGGCACAAAATCAATACGAAATAG
- the rsmA gene encoding 16S rRNA (adenine(1518)-N(6)/adenine(1519)-N(6))-dimethyltransferase RsmA: MSTVRAKKHLGQHFLNDKNAAQKIVEALDPKLGFSQVLEVGPGMGVLSDFLLQKEEYETYLIDVDEESIAYLDDKYPQLGKRLIHGDFLNLDFSQYFGEKMAVIGNFPYNISSQILFKILDERQRVVQMTGMFQKEVAERCTAKAGSKEYGILSVFLQAYYKVEYLFTVKAGAFNPPPKVLSGVIRMTRNERDQLACDEKLFWRVVKAGFNQRRKTLRNSLSGVVPKDKMSDNPLYELRAERLTVDDFVGLTNEIANSL, from the coding sequence ATGAGTACAGTAAGAGCAAAAAAACATTTAGGACAGCACTTCTTGAACGACAAAAATGCTGCACAGAAGATTGTGGAAGCATTGGATCCTAAACTGGGTTTTAGCCAAGTGCTTGAAGTGGGGCCTGGGATGGGTGTACTTTCAGATTTTCTCCTGCAGAAAGAGGAATATGAAACCTATTTAATCGATGTGGATGAGGAATCAATTGCTTATTTGGATGATAAATATCCCCAATTGGGCAAAAGGTTAATCCATGGGGATTTCCTAAACCTTGATTTTTCACAATACTTCGGGGAGAAGATGGCTGTCATTGGCAATTTCCCGTACAACATCTCCTCCCAGATTCTCTTTAAAATTTTGGATGAACGCCAGCGTGTCGTTCAGATGACGGGGATGTTCCAAAAAGAGGTGGCAGAACGCTGTACGGCTAAAGCGGGCAGCAAAGAATACGGCATATTAAGTGTCTTTTTACAGGCTTACTATAAGGTAGAATACCTATTTACCGTCAAGGCTGGAGCATTTAATCCGCCTCCAAAAGTACTATCAGGGGTCATTCGCATGACCCGCAATGAAAGGGATCAATTAGCCTGTGATGAGAAACTGTTTTGGCGCGTCGTGAAAGCAGGTTTCAACCAACGTCGTAAAACCCTTCGGAATTCACTTTCAGGCGTTGTTCCCAAAGATAAAATGTCCGATAATCCCCTCTACGAACTACGAGCAGAACGACTGACAGTAGATGATTTTGTCGGCTTAACAAATGAAATAGCAAACAGTCTTTAA
- the pdxA gene encoding 4-hydroxythreonine-4-phosphate dehydrogenase PdxA, whose protein sequence is MSDKLKIGITVGDINGIGLEVIIKSLVDQRMCDFFTPVVYGNTKVASFHRKAIGVNDFSFNVINDAEQAHSKRANMINCWQEDVKISLGEENEIGGKYAFLSLEKAVEDLKAGKIDALVTAPINKHNIQQEGFQFPGHTEYLQAKVGADDVLMFMVCDELRIGVVTGHIPLHEVAAQITEEAILKKLALMNDSLKKDFWVEKPKIAVLGLNPHAGDHGIIGTEDDQIIRPTVEKANELGIFCFGPYPADGFFAKGAYEKFDAVLAMYHDQGLIPFKHIAKGAGVNYTAGLPIVRTSPDHGTGYDIAGKNFASESSFVEAIFSALHIVKRRREQAELLKNPLAFRKLSKDRD, encoded by the coding sequence ATGAGCGATAAATTAAAAATCGGAATTACCGTAGGCGATATTAACGGCATTGGACTTGAAGTAATCATTAAATCTTTGGTAGATCAGCGGATGTGCGATTTCTTTACGCCGGTGGTTTACGGAAATACCAAGGTTGCTTCTTTTCACCGTAAAGCGATCGGTGTAAATGATTTTAGTTTTAACGTGATTAATGATGCTGAGCAGGCGCATTCCAAAAGAGCAAATATGATCAATTGCTGGCAGGAAGATGTCAAAATTTCGCTGGGTGAAGAAAACGAAATTGGCGGTAAATATGCTTTTCTGTCCCTAGAGAAAGCCGTTGAAGATTTAAAAGCCGGTAAAATCGATGCTTTGGTAACCGCTCCTATCAATAAGCATAATATTCAACAGGAGGGATTCCAATTTCCGGGACATACCGAATACCTGCAAGCGAAAGTTGGAGCCGATGATGTATTAATGTTTATGGTATGTGATGAACTGCGTATTGGCGTGGTGACAGGGCATATTCCATTGCATGAGGTTGCTGCTCAAATTACCGAAGAAGCCATTCTCAAAAAACTTGCGCTGATGAATGATTCGCTTAAGAAAGATTTCTGGGTAGAAAAGCCTAAAATAGCAGTTTTAGGGCTCAATCCACATGCTGGTGATCATGGTATTATTGGTACCGAAGATGATCAGATCATCAGGCCTACTGTAGAAAAAGCCAACGAACTAGGAATTTTCTGTTTTGGACCTTATCCTGCTGATGGATTTTTCGCGAAAGGGGCATATGAGAAATTTGATGCGGTATTGGCAATGTACCATGACCAAGGGTTGATTCCTTTTAAACATATCGCAAAAGGTGCCGGTGTAAACTATACAGCTGGTTTACCTATTGTACGCACCTCGCCAGATCATGGGACAGGATATGATATTGCCGGAAAAAATTTCGCATCTGAAAGCTCGTTTGTAGAGGCAATTTTTTCTGCATTGCATATTGTAAAACGTCGCCGTGAACAAGCTGAATTACTTAAAAATCCACTTGCTTTCCGTAAATTGTCCAAAGATAGGGATTAG
- a CDS encoding CCA tRNA nucleotidyltransferase, producing MYDNLQHPIFSIIKELAETTHTECYVIGGYVRDYIMKRPFKNDVDIVVVGSGIEFATLLGEKLHTKVAVYKNFGTAMLVYEGLNVEFVGARRESYRANSRKPIVEDGSLSDDQNRRDFTINAMAFSLNKADYGILVDPFGGVHDLEQRIIRTPLDPIETFSDDPLRMMRAIRFATQLNFKIAIEAITAIADTKERIKIISKERIIDEINKIVLSPKPSVGFKYLFDTGLLELIFPAMYNLHGVDIIDGKGHKDNFYHTLEVLDNVCELSDDLWLRWAAIMHDIAKPATKRFDKKLGWTFHGHEDRGARMVPKLFAELKLPLHEKMKFVQKLVQLHLRPIVLAQDIVTDSAVRRLLFEAGDDIEALMMLCHADVTTKNEFKKKKYRQNFELVKQKLKDVEERDKVRNWQPPISGEDIMLLFGLTPGRTVGQLKNLIREAILEGEIPNSRIEAYQFLVQKAVEMNLTIKQEIPLEISNS from the coding sequence ATGTACGATAATTTACAACATCCAATCTTCTCAATCATTAAGGAACTCGCCGAGACAACACATACCGAATGTTATGTCATCGGGGGGTATGTCCGCGACTATATCATGAAGCGTCCTTTTAAGAATGATGTGGACATTGTTGTTGTCGGAAGTGGAATTGAATTTGCGACGTTACTGGGTGAAAAGCTACATACCAAGGTTGCCGTATATAAGAATTTCGGCACAGCAATGTTGGTTTATGAGGGGCTCAATGTGGAATTTGTCGGTGCGCGAAGGGAATCCTACCGCGCTAATTCGCGCAAGCCTATCGTGGAAGATGGCTCCCTATCCGATGATCAAAATAGACGTGATTTTACGATCAATGCAATGGCTTTTTCACTAAATAAAGCTGATTATGGTATTTTAGTCGATCCATTTGGAGGTGTGCACGATCTTGAACAGCGGATTATTAGAACCCCCTTAGACCCAATAGAAACTTTTTCGGATGACCCATTGCGTATGATGCGCGCCATTCGATTCGCCACGCAGTTGAATTTTAAAATTGCTATCGAAGCAATTACAGCAATTGCCGATACCAAAGAGCGGATAAAGATTATTTCCAAAGAGCGGATTATTGATGAAATCAATAAGATTGTTCTTTCCCCAAAACCTTCGGTGGGATTCAAATACTTGTTTGATACCGGTCTATTGGAATTGATATTTCCGGCGATGTATAATCTACATGGTGTGGATATTATTGATGGCAAGGGCCATAAAGATAATTTCTACCATACGTTGGAAGTATTGGATAATGTCTGCGAATTATCAGATGATCTTTGGTTACGTTGGGCGGCGATTATGCATGATATTGCTAAACCAGCAACAAAACGTTTCGATAAAAAGCTCGGTTGGACCTTTCATGGCCATGAAGATCGCGGTGCCCGGATGGTTCCCAAGCTATTTGCTGAATTGAAGCTTCCGCTCCACGAGAAAATGAAATTTGTTCAGAAGCTGGTGCAATTGCATCTTCGGCCGATTGTATTGGCACAAGATATTGTAACAGATTCGGCCGTGCGCCGCCTGTTATTTGAGGCTGGTGACGATATTGAAGCCCTGATGATGCTATGCCATGCGGATGTGACAACAAAGAATGAGTTTAAAAAGAAAAAATATCGACAGAATTTTGAACTTGTCAAACAAAAACTGAAGGATGTCGAAGAGCGGGACAAGGTTCGAAACTGGCAGCCGCCAATCAGCGGGGAGGATATTATGCTCTTATTTGGCTTGACACCAGGACGTACCGTTGGGCAGCTTAAAAATTTGATTCGTGAAGCTATTCTGGAGGGTGAGATTCCAAACTCCCGAATAGAAGCCTATCAATTTTTGGTTCAAAAAGCAGTGGAAATGAACTTGACGATCAAACAAGAAATCCCATTGGAAATTTCCAATTCTTAA
- a CDS encoding IS1096 element passenger TnpR family protein has protein sequence MAIYRFRVTFEDYEDVYREIDMPSKSTFIDLHEEIHKSTGYNADASSSFYVSNDQWKKGTEIAFKPTQRKKDAEVLLMENIRLSKFIDDPHQKFYYVYNFDRPYDFQVELIKILKEEEGKVYPTLFKSIGQVPKTMTAANFPVADAVEEDEFVEEDETQYGVDDDDELDGFDSDGDDEEEGEEGEEREESNGYEDEY, from the coding sequence ATGGCAATTTATAGATTTAGAGTTACTTTTGAAGATTATGAAGATGTGTACCGTGAGATTGACATGCCTTCTAAAAGTACATTTATAGACCTACATGAGGAAATCCATAAATCAACAGGATATAATGCAGATGCATCTTCCTCTTTTTATGTAAGTAACGATCAATGGAAAAAGGGAACTGAAATTGCATTCAAACCTACTCAACGTAAAAAAGATGCTGAGGTATTGTTGATGGAGAATATCCGTTTAAGCAAGTTTATTGATGACCCACATCAGAAATTTTACTACGTTTACAATTTTGATCGTCCTTATGATTTTCAGGTTGAATTGATCAAGATTTTGAAAGAAGAGGAAGGAAAGGTTTATCCTACATTATTTAAATCTATTGGACAGGTTCCTAAGACGATGACTGCGGCTAATTTCCCGGTAGCAGATGCTGTTGAAGAGGATGAATTTGTAGAGGAAGATGAAACGCAATATGGTGTGGATGATGACGATGAATTGGATGGCTTCGATAGTGATGGTGACGATGAGGAAGAGGGGGAAGAAGGCGAAGAGCGCGAAGAATCCAACGGCTACGAAGACGAATATTAA